From the genome of Trichosurus vulpecula isolate mTriVul1 chromosome 6, mTriVul1.pri, whole genome shotgun sequence:
CATTACCCTTTGGGGAAAATGCTATGTACAAAGGCATGAAGGTAGAAATGCATGTATTGAGATTATATTCTAAAACTGATAATTATTTTAAAGCTTTCTTTTCAGAAATGTTCAGAGCAATATACAATTATAAAACCTAAAGAAACACAAGCCAGAAATCAAAGTAAATATTTCATAATAAAGCAATGGTTTGATTGATTGAGATACATTACTGCATTAGAAGGCTACAGTCCCACCAGAATGCACAAGCATGAGAGATGCAATAAATCCTGAAATGAGATGTGGATGGGAAGGGGAGAATCATGAGAAGAGTGGTATATACCAGGGGTAGTGGGGAGGAAATTACGGAGGAAATTAGGCTTGACCTCAGGCAGATCTTCTGAATAATTAAAGTTTAGTAAAAACGGAAGACTGACTCAATTGGTGTGGTGACCTGAAGGTTTCAAGGACAGTTCTCTTTCTtattcttaatatttatttttaccaagGATATGTATCTTCTTTTGATATGTAGAAAAACCAAAGCTGTAATAAGCACTTGATTGACATTAGTGGATTTATAATTCATGTCAAGGAAGTGGATATCTGCACAAGAAGATGATTATTcatacaaaaaatacaaattgaaatggGAACTgccatctcttcctccctcacctaTTTCCTAATCCACATGTcccagtcatgtctaactctcaaTGACCTAGGCCCCCACCACCTTtgacttctctctctgtctttctcctctgtctcAGTCTGTTTGTTTTGCTGtctctttgtttatttgtttgtttatttatattaatttttgtttACTCTTTTTCAGTTGTTGTTTCCTGGTTGTAAGATAATTACTACATTCTGAAGTTCTGTTTACTCCATGGAAGGAAAGGTAATGCATCAGATCCCTAAAACAATGTATTTTAGGCTTTTTCTATTTCTCAGTAACTTCATGATGGCTTTCCTTCCATTATAGTCACAAGttataaagaaacaatttcacATGATTGGATCTCAAACTCAACTAATACGGCACTTCCCTGTTTATCTGGGTATTATTTTTTCAGACAACTTACAAAGAGTCGGAAGAACCATGAGATAGTAGTGCATAAATttggaaatgattttaaaagattgAATATATAGTGTTAGTCCTggaaaaggaatttattttctaGTCCAACCTGATACTTTCCAGTGCAGTGTATAGAGATCAAGGCCTGGAgtctgggagacctgagttcaaatctggcctcaagacacatactagctatgtacCTCTAGGTAAAGCATTTAACTTCTATTAAtatcagtttctccatctgtaaacatcggataataatagtacctacttcttcaggttattttgaggatcattTCGATAATAATTGTAATGGAAATAGCATAGTACTTGACATaaagaaagtgctatataagtgttagttattattctcattcttataaatatcaggaaaaaaaataggtcatTTAAGATTGTACAGTCATTAAGGAAAATGGTTGGGATTGAAGGCATTTAAACAATTAATAACTAACATTATCATAGCACTGACTGTATGCCTAGTGCTGTCTTAAGAACTTTAAagatattatcccatttggtcTTCCCAACAACTTTaagaggtagttgctattattttccccattttaaaaatgaggaaactggggaaaatagaggtgaaataatttcctcaaggtcacatagtatctgaggctggatttgaactcaggtcttcctgctttcaTACTTAACAACCCATCACTTACCTGCCTCTACAGCATATTAAGTCTAAATGTGAATTAATATGTTAATGAATACATTATTTCAATTGAGTTGCTCTACCAGAAAAACTACTGAAATATGCTCTTTATAAAAATCATTCATTGGATTCTTGCTAGTGAAATTGTCCCAAAGAATATATCTGAAATTTGCTATTAGAGAAAGACATGCCTTTTACTGTCAGCTTGTCTTGTGAAAAATGACCTtacaagaaaagaggagaaaaatagttACAGATTATGAGttacatatattttcaaattttaaaaagttgttatgTGAAAGAAAGGTGAGGCTTCTTTTGTTGGGTTCCAGGGAACTGAACTAGATTGAATGGGTATAAGTGACTAGTTCAAGATGACACAATGAataccaaagtggagggagaaggTCCACCTTTGAACTTAAATTTTGATGTGTAGCAAAGTGAAATATGTGGCCATGACAGTGATTGGTTGTCATTCATTTAAGCATTCTGATTGAGTTATATATTCCAGAATGATCATTTATTGAAGTGGAGATTAAACAAGATTCTTTGAATTTATAGTCATCCATACATTCAGACCATTCTCTATTTCACTCTTATTTTGGCTTCTTCCATACCCCTTGATTTTCTCTCAACCCAAATACATAAGACTTGAGAGTAATTGCTAACTTTGAAATTAATGCTATTATCTccataataattataacaataataattttctaattcatcctccacccttcctcaattttgtttttgtgttttactTCTCATGATACACTTCTAATTCTCTCCAACAGGAATCATGGTCAGCCCTGACAAGAATCAAAGTAGTGTGGTCATCTTCATCCTCTTAGGATTCTCTGATTATCCAGAGCTGCAGGTGCCCCTCTTTCTACTGTTCCTTACTGTCTATGCAGTCGCTGTGGTGGGGAATGTGGGCATGATTGTGGTCATCAAGATCAATCCCAAACTTCACACccccatgtactttttcctcaAGCACTTGTCCTTTGTGGATTTCTGTTACTCCACTGTAGTTATACCAAAACTACTAGAAAACTTAGTTGTAGAAGACAGAAGTGTCTCCATCAAAGTCTGCATCACACAGTTTTTCTTTGGTGTCACCTCTGCGGTGACAGAGAGTGTCATGTTGGCAGTGATGGCCTATGACCGCTTTGTTGCTATATGCTATCCATTGCTATATACAGTTTCCGTGTCCCCAAAATTCTGTACCCTGCTAGTGACTGTGGCATATTCCTGGGGCACAGCTTCTTCAGTTGTACTTACTTACTCAATTCTTGTACTGTCATTTTGTGAGACcaaaatcattaataactttgtATGTGAATATTCTGTCTTCCTATCTGCTTCCTGCTCTGATATACACTTCACTGAGTTAATATTTTCTATCATTGCAAATCTCAGTGCATTTTGCACCCTCACCATTATCCTTACATCTTATCTTATTATTTTTGTCACAATCCTCAAAATGCATTCAGCTAGTGGGAGATCTAAAGCTTTCTCCACTTGTGCCTCCCACTTGATGGCTGTAACCATCTTCTATGGCACCATCCTCTTTCTCTATTGTATTCCTAATTCCCAAAACTCATGGCTTTTAGTCAAAGTAGGATCTGTTTTTTATGCTGTAGTGATTCCTATGCTAAATCCCTTAATATATAGTCTAAGGAACCATGAGGTAAAGCAAACCTTTAGGAAATTAATGGATCTCAAAATCATTTCTCATTAAGGTCATTTCTATGGATTCTATGATTATTGGCTAAACTATTATGATGCAATTTAttgtgatttttaaggaattctttgaGTCCTTTTCAGTTACTCCCTTTTCTGTTGGTCACACTTTCAGTTTCTACAACCATCCAAAAAATAGTCAGGACAATTTTTAAGTAAATGAAGAAAGGTTATTTCGATTGAGAaaaatcacttcctgaaaaaaaaaaacattacaatATATGCCTTAATGTAGCAGCAACCTCAGAAACTTTCATTAAAGCTCCTTATTGTAAAAATAATTCTATTGATTCTGCAAGATTGAATTCCTATTTGCTCACATTTCCACTATTTCATagtaaagaaagaaacagaaatctaAGGCATGAACTAGACAGTGAGCAGGTGGTTATTTAAGATATGTCAGAAACAAAAACCTTAAATAGTGACCATATTGAATGTTGGAAGAGAATAGTAGTCACCAATTCCTTAAGGAACTCAATGTGCTGATCGAATTCTTATGAAGCAAAATTTAGTCTTACAAATGTTTAGTACAGTTCTCATAACATAATAAATCCTTTATAAGTGTTGGTGGATTGATTCATTTGTAGTGTGGAGACAAAGATGCTTGGCTTTCCTGCCTTTCAACATGAGTAAATCTATTGCAAAAATTAGTTtccaatttatgtttttatttactttatttttcattgatgGAATAATAGAACCACTtacataacatagcataataaaataaaagatgattatacatggaACTGCAAATCTTCTGTGTATaacttgctcttctttttcttaaagcacttttattttattttattttttttagttcataGTATAAAGCACTTCCAGAACATAGTACTatgaaaagattttgcatgaaactgcaaatctactgtgcTCAAATTACTATTCCTttcaacttgttattcctttcaaatatacaaagaaattatcaagtaaatttcttttaatttctcccCCACAGACGTAGAgacagctaccattagacacaagtatatatgtgtgtgtgtgtgtgtgtgtgtgtgtgtgtgtgtgtaaaatcatgtTATACATACTTCTATCTATCTCTGGGTACAAGTATAGTTtctcttcatatgttctttatacTTAATTTACTTGTTTATAATGGACAAATAGCTTATttattcaaagtcattcttaaaacaacattgcagttactgtatgcaatgttctttaggtttggtttattttgttcttcattattttgtgtacTTCTTTCCATGTTCCACCCTCCTAACATCTtatagctcatcatttcttataccttaGTGGTCTTCCCTCACAATCATGTACCTGAACAAGTCCAGTCGTTCCTCTTAAATATATaccaaatttaatttaatttaattagacTTAATTTCAAATatatgctattccttttaaatatatactaaagTTCAAAGTAAATtcagtttttgattttttttcacactGCCCCCTACCCTAGAGCTGTCTTtcattaaatacatacataccaacacacacacgcacacagaaacacagacatatatttatgtgaaatcattctttaaatacttcccttcatcaattctttctctggaagtagatagtgtctgccttcatatgtcctttgtacttagtttgggtatttataagagataaaatgacttagttgctcaaagttcttaaaacaatatttctgtttCTGCATGCAATGTTGTCTTGTTTCTCAtcattttgattttcattattttgtgcaagtcgaTCCAGGACAGAACCAAAAATCAGTCAACCTCAGTCTCACCCCCAGAGTtaatgaagtccagtggcaagatgaaagtcaagaagactggtaATGGCCTCGGATATAGTGGGTGACATTGACTCAATGACAAGAAAAGTTTTGAAGCAATCAACACCTTTTCATTACCAGTTAACATTAAATTTCatggtaaaaaaagaaaacaataaatttagAAAGTATCCAAATAAAAACCCATTTAATGAAACAAAGTGTTTCTTGATTTGAAGGCAGCTATTGAAAGATTAACATGTTTTTCATCATACAAGGAGAAAAGAATTGAGAATATCTAATTGCAAGTTCTATTAGATATCACTTCACAGAGCATTAGTTTACTATACATTAGATAATTTAAAAGAGGCATATCATCCCTCTATTTGAATGGAGGAATCCTTCTGTATTCTTTTCTGATAGAGTACAATCGTCAGATCTGAACTGAGTGCCTCACTATGAGAATGACATAAATAAGTAGGAGAGAGGGCATTACAGGGTGACATACATGAAGGAGAGCCTCTAATACATGCCAAAGTATACTGGGGAAAAAAGTGGGCTTGGGAATGAATGCTACAGAACATGCTTAAGGTCACTGATAACTGTCTTTATTTATCTCAATGGCTCACAAGTTAATCAAATAATCAAAAATCAATTATTACTGATCAATTACACAGCAGGTTCTTTTGTAGGTATTGGGTTTACAAAAAATTGAGACGTTCCTTAACTTCACAGATACTACCTATTGTCTTGGAAACAACATTAGACAAATCTTGGAGACAAcatatatgtctctctctctctctctctctctctctctctctctctctctctctctctctctgtatatatctgcatatgtatatgtgtatgtgtatattatattatatataatgtatatatgaacacagacatatatgacatatgtatatatatacacacatataaacataacaTAACTTCTACATTTGTGAAAGGTGATTTTGTGGAGGGAAGCTTGAGCTGACTAAGGAAACTAGAGCTCTTCAGATTTCAGATGTGAACTTGAAAAGGAAGTTAGTTCATTATGGCATTTCAGGACAACATATAGAAAGGCTCTGAGATGAGAAATGAAGTTATATATGTAAGGAATACTAATGAGGCCAATTTGTCTAGGCCATAGAGTTCATGAAGGAGGATAATGTGGAGTAAATCTAAAAAGTAAATTAGAGTTGTTATGCaaggtttttttaatttcaaatagaGCTTTTTCATATTTAAGACAGATTTTATTGGTGAATATTTATACTGTAGATATAAAGCAAGATTCCCTTAATCTATAAATTTATCTATTAATTTAGGTAATTAAATATCaccatataataaaaatatggacTAAAAGCATATGATACACTTCAAATAAGTATTCttacatgctatataaatgcaagacACTTCTTCATACAAGTGATAATgacaaaaagattattttatatttagtcaGGATAAATGTTCATATTATtgtaacagtaatattatattAGCAtttaatatgatttcatttttactGCAGTGAAATGGCCTGTCAGtcagatttttattattatttagtggTGTCATTCTAACAAAGATTCATGTACGAAAATTTTAAACATATATGTTGTGATACATATCATTCAGAAAATATATACTGTTTTCATCCATTTTGATATAATTAAGCTCACATTAAGATTATgtcaatatattttcctttttttataatgaagattttttatttttagtttacaatgctcagttgtacataattttgagttccagattttcttctgcacttcctcccatccctccccaaggtggcatgggatccgatatatcttctatatataactttgcattgaagttatttacaccatagtcaagttgtaaagaagaattatgaccaatggaatgaatcaggagaaagaagaaacaaaaacaaaaacaaaacaaacaaaggaaaaaaaaaggaaaaaaaaaaggagagtgaaCAGTGTGCCTCAAACTGCATTAAGAcaccacagttctttctctggatgcagacagctttctctatcataagtcctttggagttgtctttgcaccttgtattgctgagaagagcaaagtctaccagggttagtcctcacagaatctgtatatctgtggttgtgtacaatattctcctggttctgctctgctcactcagcattatatcacaCAGTTTTTTCCATGTTACTATGAGTCCGTatcgtccccatttcttatcgcacaatagtattccattaccttcatataccacaacttcttcagccattccccaattgatgggcatccccttgatttccaatttttagctactacaaaaagagccgctaaaaatatttttgtacatatgggtcctttacccacttgtgtgatctctttgggatacaaccttagaagtggtgttgctgggttaaagggtatgaacacttttgtagccctttgggcataggtccaaattgttctccataatggctgaatcagttcacaactccaacagcaatgtaacagtgttataattttcccacatcctcttcagcatttaacattttcccgttttgtcattttagccaatctgacaggagagatgtggcacctaagagttgttttgatatgcatttctctaaccagtagtgatttcgagtaatttttcatatgcctattgatatctttaatttcttcctctgaaaactgtctgttcatatcccttgaccattacTCAACTGGGGAATCATTTGAATTcctatagatttgactcagtttcctgtatattttagatatgaggcctttatcagataaactggttgtaaagattttcttccaattttgtgctaccttcctaatctttgttgcattggttttgtttaaacaaaaacatttcaattcaacttaatcaaaattatccattttgcatttggtaacgctctctatctcttgttgtgtcaagaattctttgcttttctataaatctgataggtaaactattccttgcttccccaaattgcttatagtatcaacctttattcctaaatcatgaacttattttcactttattttggtatatggtgtaagatattggtctatgcccggtttctgccctaccattttccaattttctcagcaatttttgtgaaatagtgcgTTCTTAGTGtggaagctggattctttgggtttatcaaagagtagattcctATAGTCAATGaatactgcgtcttgtgtaccaatcctattccactgatccatgactctgtttcttagccagtaccaggtagttttgaggactgctgctttataatacagcttaatatgtggtatggctaggccaccttccctagcatttcttttcattaataccctagatattctagactttttgttcttccagatgaattttgttattattttattgagctctgtaaaataattttttggtagttcgattagtatggcactgaatagatagattgatttaggtaaaattgtcattttcgttttattagctcagcctaaccataagcaactgatatttttttttcgatttatttagatcagactttattcatgtgaaaatgtttcataattatgttcatataagccctcgAATTGACTTggaagatagactcccaaatattttatagtgtctacagtaactttgaatggaattgctctttctatctgttgctgttgcactttgttaataatgtataggaatgctgagtatttatgtgggtttattttatatcctgcaactttgctcaaGGTGTTTATTATTCAAGTagcttttttacttgattctctaggattctctaagtaaatcatcatgtcatctgcaaaaagtgataatttagcttcttttttgcctattctaattccttcaatttctttgttttctcttattgctacagctaacgtttctagtaccaaattgaatagtagggatgataatggacatccttgtttcacccctgatcttattgggaatgcatttagcttatccccattacaaataatgcttgttgatggttttaggtagatgctatttataattttaaggaaggcttcatttattcctatgctttctactgtttttaataggaatgggtgttgtattttgtcaaaggctttttctgcatctattgagacgaTCATACAgtttctgctagctttgttgttgatatgatcaattatgctgatagtttttctaatattgaaccagcattGCATTCCtgcaataaatcctacctggtcttaGTGTAttgttctcatgataagttgctgcaatctttctgctaatattttatttaaaatttttgcatcaatattcattagggaaattggtctataattttatttctctgttttgactcttcctggtttaggtattagtaccacatttttgtcataaaaagaatttggtaggactccttcttcacctgttttaccaaatagtctataaagtacagggattaattgtcctttaaatatttgacaaaattcacatgtaaaaccatctggccctggagatgttttcctagggagttcattgatggcttactcaatttctttttctgagatggggttatttagaaattttccttcctctcctgttaacctgggcaatttatatttttgtagatattcatccatatccctaaggttgtcaaatttatgggcatacaattgggcaaaataattcctaattattgttttagtttcttcttcattggaggtgaattctcccttttcatttttgatagtggtaatttgattttcttctttcttttttttaataaattgaccaaatgtttatcaattttattgtttttttataaaaccagtacttggttttatttattaattaattacttttcttgattttagttttcttaatctctcctttgattttcagtttttctaatttggtatttaattggtgattttcaatttgttctttttctagcttttcagttgcatgcccaaataattgatctcctttctctctgttttattcatgtatgcatttagagatataaaacttcccctaagaactgtttttgctgcatccaataagttttggtatgttgtctcattattgtcattatcctGAATGAACTtaataattgtttctatgatttgttctttggcccactcctCCTttggaattaaattatttagttccTAATTAATTTTAGGTTATTTTTctctggttctttattacaaataatttttattgcatcatgatctgaaaaggatgctttgactactt
Proteins encoded in this window:
- the LOC118854054 gene encoding olfactory receptor 5D18-like; this translates as MVSPDKNQSSVVIFILLGFSDYPELQVPLFLLFLTVYAVAVVGNVGMIVVIKINPKLHTPMYFFLKHLSFVDFCYSTVVIPKLLENLVVEDRSVSIKVCITQFFFGVTSAVTESVMLAVMAYDRFVAICYPLLYTVSVSPKFCTLLVTVAYSWGTASSVVLTYSILVLSFCETKIINNFVCEYSVFLSASCSDIHFTELIFSIIANLSAFCTLTIILTSYLIIFVTILKMHSASGRSKAFSTCASHLMAVTIFYGTILFLYCIPNSQNSWLLVKVGSVFYAVVIPMLNPLIYSLRNHEVKQTFRKLMDLKIISH